In Paraburkholderia caballeronis, the following proteins share a genomic window:
- a CDS encoding ABC transporter permease codes for MTGISQNGWFAVRRELSPRGRWALGIGSFLLPLLVWCIVSYVPFVWHPQVMITQPGSVDYFQPGMRVDRAVFDDELEHARAAHTALPAGVGANPVYLPAPHEVLRAFYTAFTTPPPSQDGVWLHQSLWHSIQIIFWGFVVSSLIGVPLGIVCGTYSALARLQEPFFEFFRYLPAPAFGALMVAVLGIYDAPKIAIIVIGTLFQQVLIIANTTRKLEYGLLEAAMTLGTTRLKLLTHVVVPGVLPDLYRDQRILLGWAWTYLIVAELVGTSSGITWYITQQARYQHFDNVYAAIMMIGIIGLGTDLVLAQLGRRLFPWDRTLKA; via the coding sequence ATGACCGGGATCAGCCAGAACGGATGGTTTGCCGTGCGCCGCGAGTTGTCGCCGCGCGGCCGGTGGGCGCTGGGCATCGGCTCGTTCCTGTTGCCGCTCCTGGTGTGGTGCATCGTCAGCTACGTGCCGTTCGTCTGGCATCCGCAGGTGATGATTACGCAGCCGGGCAGCGTCGATTATTTCCAGCCGGGGATGCGCGTCGATCGCGCGGTGTTCGACGACGAACTCGAACACGCGCGCGCCGCTCACACGGCGCTGCCGGCCGGCGTGGGCGCGAATCCGGTGTACCTGCCCGCGCCGCACGAGGTGCTGCGCGCGTTCTACACCGCGTTCACGACGCCGCCGCCGTCGCAGGACGGCGTGTGGCTGCACCAGAGCCTGTGGCACAGCATCCAGATCATCTTCTGGGGCTTCGTCGTGTCGTCGCTGATCGGCGTGCCGCTCGGCATCGTCTGCGGCACCTACAGCGCGCTCGCCCGCCTTCAGGAGCCGTTCTTCGAGTTCTTCCGCTACCTGCCCGCGCCCGCGTTCGGCGCGCTGATGGTCGCGGTGCTCGGCATCTACGACGCGCCGAAGATCGCGATCATCGTGATCGGCACGCTGTTCCAGCAGGTGCTCATCATCGCGAACACGACGCGCAAGCTCGAATACGGCTTGCTCGAAGCGGCGATGACGCTCGGCACCACGCGCCTCAAGCTGCTCACGCACGTGGTCGTGCCGGGCGTGCTGCCGGACCTGTACCGCGACCAGCGGATCCTGCTCGGCTGGGCGTGGACCTACCTGATCGTCGCGGAACTGGTCGGCACGAGTTCGGGCATCACGTGGTACATCACGCAGCAGGCGCGCTACCAGCACTTCGACAACGTGTACGCGGCGATCATGATGATCGGCATCATCGGGCTCGGCACCGACCTCGTGCTCGCGCAGCTCGGCCGCCGGCTGTTTCCGTGGGACCGCACGCTGAAGGCGTAA
- a CDS encoding ABC transporter substrate-binding protein, whose protein sequence is MKTNFPSASETPADAGHRATGPGFAVHAARRWLARAAGAAALAAGLFAAGVQAASAAPLRVGYSDWPGWVAWQVALDKGWFKEAGLDVQFDWFDYAASMDAFAANKLDAVLVTNGDALTMGANGAKNVMALITDYSNGNDMVVAKPPARTLKDLKGKKIGVEIGVVDHLLLLDGLQRAGMKESDVTLVNAKTTETPQVLGSSDIAAIAAWQPNAGEALRQVPGARPVFTSADEPGLIYDVLAVNPVSLASRKADWEKLAKVWYRVVHYINDPATQPDAVKIMAGRVGLTPEQYLPLLKGTRLLTLPEAQKAYIKAAGFRSLYGSSSTADAFNVKYAVYKTSQDVETYIDPSVTASLK, encoded by the coding sequence ATGAAGACGAACTTCCCCTCCGCGTCCGAGACCCCGGCCGACGCCGGCCATCGCGCCACCGGCCCGGGTTTCGCGGTCCATGCCGCGCGCCGCTGGCTCGCGCGCGCCGCTGGCGCGGCCGCGCTCGCCGCCGGGCTTTTCGCGGCCGGCGTGCAGGCCGCTTCGGCCGCGCCGCTGCGCGTCGGCTACAGCGACTGGCCGGGCTGGGTCGCGTGGCAGGTCGCGCTCGACAAGGGCTGGTTCAAGGAAGCGGGCCTCGACGTGCAGTTCGACTGGTTCGACTACGCGGCGTCGATGGACGCGTTCGCGGCGAACAAGCTCGACGCAGTGCTCGTCACGAACGGCGACGCGCTGACGATGGGCGCGAACGGCGCGAAGAACGTGATGGCGCTGATCACCGACTACTCGAACGGCAACGACATGGTTGTCGCGAAGCCGCCCGCGCGCACGCTGAAGGACCTGAAGGGCAAGAAGATCGGCGTCGAGATCGGCGTCGTCGATCACCTGCTGCTGCTCGACGGACTGCAGCGCGCGGGGATGAAGGAAAGCGACGTCACGCTCGTCAATGCCAAGACCACCGAGACGCCGCAGGTGCTCGGCTCGTCCGACATCGCCGCGATCGCCGCGTGGCAGCCGAACGCGGGCGAGGCGCTGCGCCAGGTGCCGGGCGCGCGGCCGGTGTTCACGTCGGCCGACGAGCCGGGGCTGATCTACGACGTGCTCGCGGTGAACCCGGTGAGCCTCGCGTCGCGCAAGGCCGACTGGGAGAAGCTCGCGAAGGTCTGGTATCGCGTCGTCCACTACATCAACGATCCGGCGACGCAGCCGGACGCGGTGAAGATCATGGCGGGCCGCGTCGGCCTCACGCCGGAACAGTATCTGCCGCTGCTGAAGGGTACGCGCCTGCTGACGCTGCCGGAAGCGCAGAAGGCGTACATCAAGGCGGCCGGTTTCCGCTCGCTGTACGGTTCGAGCAGCACGGCCGACGCGTTCAACGTCAAGTACGCGGTGTACAAGACCTCGCAGGACGTGGAAACGTACATCGATCCGTCGGTGACGGCGTCGCTGAAGTGA
- the atzF gene encoding allophanate hydrolase → MNPPTAAAEAMSIASLRARYLDGSLTPAQLVDAIAARTAGDDPHHVWIRALTRDEMMRYADALADVDPASLPLFGIPFAIKDNIDLAGVPTTAACPAYAYTPEQSAPVVARLIAAGAIPVGKTNLDQFATGLSGQRSPYGACRNGLDPAYASGGSSSGSAVAVALGLASFSLGTDTAGSGRVPAAFHGLVGLKPTKGVLSTLGVVPACRSLDCVSIFAQTPDDAQRVFDSAHGVADGDPYARAWQPAAHAAGSLRGVRFGVPRADQLEFYGDTSYAAAFDAALAQLRAAGAELVEIDFEPFLATARLLYEGPWVAERLAAIREFFDAQPDALHPVTKQIVGGASRWSAADAFAAFDRLATLRMLAEPVWSQIDAIVTPTSATTATVAELEADPIGVNARFGYYTNFVNLLDLSALAVPAGVCTTGAHAGKPFGITFVARAHEDAKLLDFARAWLGESARPDASAVNAKAATDTVRVAVVGAHLAGEPLNGQLTERGARLVETTTTAPSYRLYLLPTTPAKPGLARVKEGGVAIEVEVWEMPSAAFGSFVALVPSPLAIGTLTLADGAPVHGFLCESIALDDAPDISAFGGWRAYRAHRATHEHADTAVSRSA, encoded by the coding sequence ATGAATCCGCCCACCGCCGCCGCCGAAGCGATGTCGATCGCGTCGCTGCGCGCGCGTTATCTCGACGGCAGCCTGACGCCGGCGCAACTCGTCGATGCGATCGCCGCGCGCACGGCCGGCGACGATCCGCATCACGTGTGGATCCGCGCGCTGACGCGCGACGAGATGATGCGTTATGCGGACGCGCTCGCGGACGTCGATCCCGCGTCGCTGCCGCTCTTCGGCATTCCGTTCGCGATCAAGGACAACATCGACCTCGCCGGCGTGCCGACGACGGCCGCGTGTCCCGCGTATGCGTACACGCCGGAACAGAGCGCGCCGGTCGTCGCGCGGCTGATCGCGGCCGGCGCGATTCCGGTCGGCAAGACCAATCTCGACCAGTTCGCGACCGGCCTGTCCGGCCAGCGTTCGCCGTATGGCGCGTGCCGCAACGGACTCGATCCCGCGTATGCGTCGGGCGGCTCCAGCTCCGGCTCGGCGGTCGCGGTCGCGCTCGGGCTCGCGTCGTTCTCGCTCGGCACCGACACCGCCGGCTCCGGCCGCGTGCCGGCCGCGTTCCATGGCCTCGTCGGGCTGAAGCCGACCAAGGGCGTGCTGAGCACGCTCGGCGTCGTGCCCGCGTGCCGCTCGCTCGACTGCGTGTCGATCTTCGCGCAGACGCCGGACGACGCGCAGCGCGTGTTCGACAGCGCGCATGGCGTCGCGGATGGCGATCCGTATGCGCGCGCCTGGCAGCCGGCCGCGCATGCGGCGGGCTCGCTGCGCGGCGTGCGCTTCGGCGTGCCGCGCGCCGATCAACTGGAGTTCTACGGCGACACGTCCTATGCGGCCGCTTTCGACGCCGCGCTCGCGCAACTGCGCGCGGCCGGCGCGGAACTGGTCGAGATCGACTTCGAGCCGTTCCTCGCGACCGCGCGGCTGCTGTACGAAGGGCCGTGGGTCGCCGAACGGCTCGCCGCGATCCGCGAGTTCTTCGATGCGCAGCCGGACGCGCTGCATCCGGTCACGAAGCAGATCGTCGGCGGCGCGTCGCGCTGGAGCGCCGCCGATGCGTTTGCCGCGTTCGACCGCCTCGCGACGCTGCGGATGCTGGCGGAGCCGGTGTGGTCGCAGATCGACGCGATCGTCACGCCGACGTCCGCGACCACCGCGACCGTTGCCGAACTCGAAGCGGACCCGATCGGCGTGAACGCGCGCTTCGGCTACTACACGAACTTCGTGAACCTGCTCGATCTGTCCGCGCTCGCGGTGCCGGCCGGCGTCTGCACGACCGGCGCGCACGCAGGCAAGCCGTTCGGCATCACGTTCGTCGCGCGCGCGCATGAGGACGCGAAGCTGCTCGATTTCGCGCGCGCGTGGCTCGGCGAATCCGCGCGGCCCGACGCGAGCGCCGTGAACGCCAAAGCCGCGACCGACACGGTGCGCGTCGCGGTGGTCGGCGCGCATCTGGCCGGCGAGCCGTTGAACGGACAACTGACCGAACGCGGCGCGCGCCTCGTCGAAACGACGACGACCGCGCCGTCGTACCGCCTCTACCTGCTGCCGACGACGCCCGCGAAACCGGGCCTCGCGCGCGTGAAGGAAGGCGGCGTCGCGATCGAGGTCGAGGTGTGGGAGATGCCGTCGGCCGCGTTCGGTTCGTTCGTCGCGCTGGTGCCGTCGCCGCTTGCGATCGGCACGCTGACGCTCGCGGACGGCGCGCCGGTGCACGGCTTCCTGTGCGAGAGCATCGCGCTCGACGACGCGCCGGACATCAGCGCGTTCGGCGGCTGGCGCGCGTACCGGGCGCACCGCGCGACGCACGAGCATGCCGACACCGCCGTTTCCCGTTCCGCCTGA
- the uca gene encoding urea carboxylase, giving the protein MAFDKILIANRGEIACRVIRTLKRLGIASVAVYSEADRHAMHVMLANEAVCIGPSPVAQSYLNAAAIVEAARRTGAQAVHPGYGFLSENAAFAQACEDAGIRFIGPRPEQMRRFGLKHTAREIAQANGVALLPGTGLLPDAAAALEAAESVGYPVMLKSTAGGGGIGMSLCRDAAQLEAAYASVARLGATNFANAGVYVEKFVEHARHIEVQVFGDGAGNVIALGERDCSVQRRNQKVIEETPAPGLTDAERDALHATAVRLAKAVNYESAGTVEFVFDAATRAFYFLEVNTRLQVEHGVTEEVTGIDLVEWMIRQADRTLPPLASLGCEPRGASIQVRVYAEDPNRQFQPSSGLLTHVAFADGVRVDTWIDAGAEVSAFYDPLLAKIIATGPTREAALATLRDALDRTQLYGIETNLDYLRAVAGSPTFAAGEQTTGFLARFLFAPHTIDVLDGGVQTTVQQTPGRLGYWDVGVPPSGPMDDLSFRLANELIGNAPDAAGLEFTMVGATLRFNTDTLFVLGGAPLAATLDREPVPFWQVLRAKPGMVLKLGGVTGAGVRACLAVKGGLQVPDYLGSKATFTLGQFGGHAGRALRKGDVLHLAADAGKGEAGATLAPQRVPVFTHEWELAVLDGPHGAPDFLTRDDIAMLYDARWTVHYNSSRTGVRLVGPKPQWARADGGEAGLHPSNIHDNAYAIGAVDFTGDMPVILGPDGPSLGGFVCPVTVVGDELWKLGQLRPGDTVRFVPARPAAPAAAVESADAHDCVLYRDDASADSVGVVYRRSGDRNLLIEYGPPVLDLKLRFRVHALMNRLDAHRLPGIVDLTPGIRSLQVHFDPQALSCERLIAHLRDAEAQLPAVDAMRVPNRIVHLPLSWDDPSTRIAIERYMQSVRPDAPWCPSNIEFIRRINGLDSIDDVKRIVFDARYLVLGLGDVYLGAPVATPVDPRHRLVTTKYNPARTWTPENAVGIGGAYLCVYGMEGPGGYQFVGRTVQMWNRYRSTAEFEAGKPWLLRFFDEIRFFEVTEAELAEWRSEFVAGRRALRIEESVFDLGAYERFLRDEAASIGAFKATQQAAFEAERERWRAAGQAEYVGEPSDDARAAADAAGTASEASLPDDRRAIAADVSGSVWKLLVKEGERVVEGQDVAIVESMKMEVSVAASADGVIETIGCHAGDAVVAGQRLMVIRVDASADLTHSRSDAAGEEAACQ; this is encoded by the coding sequence ATGGCGTTCGACAAGATCCTGATCGCGAATCGCGGCGAGATCGCGTGCCGCGTGATCCGCACGCTGAAGCGCCTCGGCATCGCGTCGGTCGCCGTGTATTCGGAAGCGGACCGTCACGCGATGCACGTGATGCTCGCCAACGAGGCGGTCTGCATCGGCCCCTCGCCGGTCGCGCAGAGCTATCTGAATGCGGCGGCGATCGTCGAGGCCGCGCGCCGCACCGGCGCGCAGGCGGTGCATCCGGGTTATGGCTTCCTGTCCGAGAACGCGGCGTTCGCGCAGGCGTGCGAGGACGCGGGGATTCGCTTCATCGGCCCGCGTCCGGAACAGATGCGAAGGTTCGGCCTCAAGCACACCGCTCGCGAGATCGCGCAGGCGAACGGCGTCGCGCTGCTGCCCGGCACCGGCTTGTTGCCCGATGCGGCGGCCGCGCTCGAAGCGGCGGAGTCGGTCGGTTATCCGGTGATGCTGAAGAGCACCGCGGGCGGCGGCGGCATCGGCATGTCGCTGTGCCGCGACGCGGCGCAACTGGAGGCCGCATATGCGTCGGTCGCGCGGCTCGGCGCGACGAACTTCGCGAACGCCGGCGTGTATGTCGAGAAGTTCGTCGAGCACGCGCGCCATATCGAAGTGCAGGTGTTCGGCGACGGCGCGGGCAACGTGATCGCGCTCGGCGAGCGCGACTGCTCGGTGCAGCGGCGCAACCAGAAAGTGATCGAGGAAACGCCCGCGCCGGGTTTGACCGATGCGGAGCGCGACGCATTGCATGCGACGGCGGTGCGTCTCGCGAAAGCGGTGAACTACGAATCGGCGGGCACCGTCGAGTTCGTGTTCGATGCGGCGACGCGCGCGTTCTATTTCCTCGAAGTGAACACGCGGCTCCAGGTCGAGCACGGCGTGACCGAGGAGGTGACCGGCATCGACCTCGTCGAATGGATGATCCGCCAGGCCGACCGCACGCTGCCGCCGCTCGCTTCGCTCGGGTGCGAACCGCGCGGCGCGAGCATCCAGGTGCGCGTCTACGCGGAAGACCCGAACCGCCAGTTCCAGCCGAGTTCGGGCCTGCTCACGCATGTCGCGTTCGCGGACGGCGTGCGCGTCGATACGTGGATCGATGCGGGCGCCGAAGTCAGCGCGTTCTACGATCCGCTGCTCGCGAAGATCATCGCGACCGGGCCGACGCGCGAAGCCGCGCTCGCGACGCTGCGCGACGCGCTCGACCGCACGCAGCTATACGGGATCGAGACGAACCTCGACTACCTGCGCGCGGTCGCCGGCTCGCCGACCTTCGCGGCCGGCGAGCAGACCACCGGTTTTCTGGCGCGTTTCCTGTTCGCGCCGCACACGATCGACGTGCTCGACGGCGGCGTGCAGACCACCGTGCAGCAGACGCCGGGCCGGCTCGGTTACTGGGACGTCGGCGTGCCGCCGTCCGGCCCGATGGACGACCTGTCGTTCCGGCTCGCGAACGAACTGATCGGCAACGCGCCCGATGCGGCGGGCCTCGAATTCACGATGGTCGGCGCGACGCTGCGCTTCAACACCGATACGCTGTTCGTGCTCGGCGGCGCGCCGCTCGCGGCGACGCTCGACCGCGAGCCGGTGCCGTTCTGGCAGGTGCTGCGCGCGAAACCCGGCATGGTGCTGAAGCTCGGCGGCGTGACCGGCGCGGGCGTGCGCGCGTGCCTCGCGGTGAAGGGCGGTTTGCAGGTGCCGGACTACCTCGGCAGCAAGGCGACGTTCACGCTCGGCCAGTTCGGCGGCCATGCGGGCCGCGCGCTGCGCAAGGGCGACGTGCTGCATCTCGCGGCGGACGCGGGCAAAGGCGAAGCGGGCGCGACGCTCGCGCCGCAGCGCGTGCCGGTATTCACGCACGAGTGGGAACTGGCAGTGCTCGACGGCCCGCACGGCGCGCCCGACTTCCTGACGCGCGACGACATCGCGATGCTGTACGACGCGCGCTGGACCGTGCACTACAACTCCAGCCGCACCGGCGTGCGGCTCGTCGGCCCGAAGCCGCAATGGGCGCGCGCGGACGGCGGCGAGGCGGGGCTGCATCCGTCGAACATCCACGACAACGCGTATGCGATCGGCGCGGTCGATTTCACCGGCGACATGCCGGTGATCCTCGGCCCGGACGGCCCGAGCCTCGGCGGTTTCGTGTGTCCGGTCACGGTGGTCGGCGACGAACTGTGGAAGCTCGGCCAGCTGCGTCCCGGCGATACGGTGCGCTTCGTGCCGGCGCGCCCCGCGGCTCCCGCCGCGGCGGTTGAAAGCGCGGACGCGCACGACTGCGTGCTCTATCGCGACGACGCGTCGGCGGACAGCGTCGGCGTCGTCTATCGCCGCTCCGGCGACCGCAACCTGCTGATCGAATACGGTCCGCCGGTGCTCGACCTGAAGCTGCGCTTCCGCGTGCATGCGCTGATGAACCGGCTCGACGCGCATCGCCTGCCGGGCATCGTCGATCTGACGCCGGGCATCCGTTCGCTGCAGGTGCATTTCGATCCGCAGGCGCTGTCGTGCGAACGGCTGATCGCGCATCTGCGCGACGCCGAAGCGCAACTGCCGGCCGTCGATGCGATGCGCGTGCCGAATCGCATCGTGCATCTGCCGCTGTCATGGGACGACCCGTCCACCCGCATCGCGATCGAGCGATACATGCAGTCGGTGCGTCCCGACGCGCCCTGGTGCCCGAGCAACATCGAGTTCATCCGCCGCATCAACGGGCTCGACAGCATCGACGACGTGAAGCGCATCGTGTTCGACGCGCGTTACCTCGTGCTCGGCCTCGGCGACGTGTATCTCGGCGCGCCGGTCGCGACGCCGGTCGATCCGCGCCACCGGCTCGTCACGACGAAGTACAACCCCGCGCGCACGTGGACCCCGGAAAACGCGGTCGGCATCGGCGGCGCGTATCTGTGCGTGTACGGGATGGAAGGGCCGGGCGGTTATCAGTTCGTCGGCCGCACCGTGCAGATGTGGAATCGCTATCGCAGCACGGCCGAGTTCGAAGCTGGCAAGCCGTGGCTGCTGCGCTTCTTCGACGAGATCCGCTTCTTCGAAGTGACCGAAGCGGAACTCGCGGAATGGCGCAGCGAATTCGTCGCGGGGCGGCGCGCGCTGCGCATCGAGGAGTCGGTGTTCGACCTCGGCGCCTACGAGCGTTTCCTGCGTGACGAGGCCGCGTCGATCGGCGCGTTCAAGGCGACGCAGCAGGCCGCGTTCGAGGCGGAGCGCGAACGCTGGCGCGCGGCGGGGCAGGCGGAGTACGTCGGCGAACCGTCCGACGACGCGCGCGCCGCCGCCGATGCGGCCGGCACCGCGAGCGAGGCGTCGTTGCCCGACGACCGCCGCGCGATCGCCGCCGACGTGTCGGGCAGCGTGTGGAAGCTGCTGGTGAAAGAGGGCGAGCGTGTCGTCGAAGGCCAGGACGTCGCGATCGTCGAGTCGATGAAGATGGAAGTGTCGGTGGCGGCGAGCGCCGACGGCGTGATCGAGACGATCGGCTGCCACGCGGGCGACGCGGTCGTCGCCGGCCAGCGGCTGATGGTGATCCGCGTCGATGCTTCCGCCGATCTCACGCATAGCCGGTCCGATGCGGCCGGCGAGGAGGCTGCATGCCAATGA